A DNA window from Armatimonadota bacterium contains the following coding sequences:
- a CDS encoding class I SAM-dependent methyltransferase, whose protein sequence is MAEHSITIGLTRSGRRKPGPLPYSDLDPANWREYEDIELGSLWMFPSRARGNGHANEYHGNYIPQIATQTLSRYTRADDVVLDLFLGSGTTALEAHRLGRKCIGVEIKRELAVAVREKFPKDSDVRIVHADSRTARATNGVKAALEEWGKENAQFLMLHPPYHDIIRFSDIPGDLSNAETVDAFLDDFKKVAQRGYNLLEPGRFAVLVIGDKYADRELIPLGFFCMQAMMDVGFKLKSVVVKNVAGNEIGKGQRENLWRYRALRGGFYIFKHEYVMIMWKPA, encoded by the coding sequence ATGGCCGAACACAGCATCACAATTGGACTCACACGATCCGGCCGGCGCAAGCCGGGGCCGCTTCCGTATTCGGATCTCGATCCCGCCAACTGGCGGGAGTATGAAGACATCGAACTCGGATCGCTCTGGATGTTCCCATCGCGTGCCCGTGGCAACGGCCACGCGAACGAATATCACGGAAACTATATACCTCAGATCGCCACTCAAACGCTCAGCCGGTACACCCGTGCCGACGACGTGGTTCTCGATTTGTTCCTGGGGAGCGGGACGACCGCGCTGGAAGCCCACCGCCTCGGGCGCAAGTGCATCGGAGTGGAGATCAAGCGCGAGCTTGCCGTCGCCGTGCGCGAGAAGTTCCCGAAGGACTCCGATGTGCGCATCGTCCACGCGGACAGCCGCACGGCCCGCGCCACCAACGGTGTGAAGGCGGCGCTGGAGGAGTGGGGGAAGGAAAACGCGCAGTTCCTGATGCTCCACCCGCCGTACCACGACATCATCCGCTTCAGCGACATCCCCGGCGACCTCTCAAACGCCGAAACGGTGGACGCCTTCCTGGACGACTTCAAGAAAGTGGCCCAGCGGGGCTACAACCTCCTCGAGCCCGGCCGCTTCGCAGTCCTCGTTATCGGCGACAAGTACGCTGACCGCGAATTGATACCCCTCGGCTTCTTCTGCATGCAGGCGATGATGGACGTCGGGTTCAAGCTCAAGAGCGTGGTGGTCAAGAATGTCGCCGGCAACGAGATTGGCAAGGGCCAACGCGAAAACCTCTGGCGTTACCGCGCCCTCCGCGGCGGGTTCTACATCTTCAAGCACGAGTACGTGATGATTATGTGGAAGCCCGCCTGA
- a CDS encoding H-X9-DG-CTERM domain-containing protein, which yields MLHHSRRVILEAGVIAAITTAVCAAILPVLRTGPGSPDDDTCLSHLRQLGQASRMYENDWNAQLLPYVVSVPSPGVSKRWTSVLLPYVVDIGIFRCPLDHLDQPTTTGGIPTAYGINWYISSMVGTMFGFTYPSRPYSFVKAPEATIQLADTALVTSETAGLPPDLWAEDLLRAGTADTSYFYLPQNPLYGGNESGWAGGGSGASFLRPFPRHSGVVNVAFYDGSAAAVPAAQFDPAVTRFGMDSCLWDNVAPPVPPYTMSEAALALKISAGLETSTTDRMKRLNVVLEGDSKSVVDAADAVRIARKAGGIEANP from the coding sequence ATGCTGCACCATTCGCGACGTGTTATCCTGGAGGCCGGCGTTATCGCGGCCATTACGACGGCGGTGTGCGCCGCGATCCTGCCGGTGCTGCGGACCGGTCCCGGCTCTCCGGACGACGATACGTGCCTTTCCCATCTGAGGCAATTGGGGCAGGCAAGCCGCATGTACGAAAATGACTGGAATGCGCAGTTGCTGCCGTACGTCGTCTCGGTACCGTCTCCCGGCGTCAGCAAGAGGTGGACCTCTGTCCTGTTACCGTACGTTGTGGATATCGGCATCTTTCGTTGCCCGCTGGACCACCTCGATCAACCAACCACGACCGGGGGAATACCGACAGCGTACGGCATCAACTGGTATATCTCCAGCATGGTTGGGACGATGTTCGGATTCACGTACCCTTCGCGACCGTACAGCTTCGTAAAGGCGCCGGAAGCGACAATCCAGTTGGCAGACACGGCTCTGGTAACGAGCGAAACCGCCGGCCTGCCACCGGACCTCTGGGCCGAGGATCTGCTGCGCGCGGGCACGGCCGACACGTCTTATTTCTACCTGCCCCAGAATCCCCTGTACGGGGGGAACGAGTCAGGCTGGGCGGGAGGGGGTTCCGGCGCCTCATTCCTCCGGCCATTCCCGCGTCACTCCGGCGTCGTAAACGTGGCGTTCTATGATGGCAGCGCCGCGGCCGTGCCGGCTGCGCAGTTCGATCCGGCTGTCACGCGATTCGGGATGGACTCCTGCCTGTGGGACAACGTCGCGCCGCCTGTCCCACCGTACACGATGTCCGAAGCGGCGCTGGCGCTGAAGATATCGGCGGGACTGGAAACGAGCACAACAGACCGGATGAAGCGGCTGAACGTGGTTCTGGAAGGAGATTCGAAATCTGTCGTGGATGCCGCGGATGCCGTGCGTATCGCCCGGAAGGCCGGCGGGATCGAAGCGAACCCCTGA
- a CDS encoding alkaline phosphatase family protein, which produces MYRHFFVVGALLAPFIPSVCAVPLPTGASITPAGTHTAVDSFPVNMVLSRDGKFVVVTHVGARQSLTVLDSTTGEIVSQRDFNGKDSAGVQRALFYGLAFGPNGALYASRGTEDTVSVFDLSDNGILTDAGQTLANAPAPKAPELCAAGIAADAANVYAANNNTTRATSLKGSLSVFDAATGERKGLVVTPGFPFGVAAVTDGPAANRKVFVSSERDGVVCDIDPQGMKVRRNIRTQANPTALLLDGAQKRLFVANSGSDTVSIIDTATDKVVSTILLRPAAAHGLPGCTPEGMAIDPAGKRLYVALADMNAIAILDVSVALPKVLGYIPVGWYPTSVVLAPDGRNLFVANARGNAVRIPNDTRQGPGGKLGQYILAIQNGTVSRVAIPNPAALKTATAQVLKNNRITSAVPVKSPLAGVPIKHVIYIIKENRTYDQILGDVARGNGDPGVVMWGREVTPNQHAFVDRFVLLDNFYCCAEVSGTGWNWSTSGMANEYTQRTVESNYAGRGRTYDWEGSNGGVAVDLMGINDVAAAPGGYIWDAAIKHGVSLRNYGFFVGDNPKTPQGGVGDEPGNRALKKALEGRTCTDFRQFALGYADSDAWVKINAPKTVSSKRYGKNKAPSRFSAWKREFDGYVSSGKLPAFEMVRLGRDHTEGTQAGAASPSAMVADNDYAVGQLVEAVSNSPFWKSTAIFVIEDDAQGGHDHVDCHRSTAYVVSPFVKKGTLDSRFYNTDSVLRSMEAILGLPPMCRYDATAPIFDFWTKTPDNAAPYKAILPPESVLRQVNARTAYRAKDSAGMSWNVADSIPDQVLNDILWHAVKGPKTPAPAIRGL; this is translated from the coding sequence ATGTACAGGCACTTTTTCGTCGTTGGGGCGCTGCTCGCGCCGTTCATCCCATCGGTTTGCGCCGTCCCCCTTCCCACCGGCGCGTCGATCACACCTGCCGGCACACACACGGCCGTCGACAGTTTCCCCGTCAACATGGTCCTCAGCCGGGACGGCAAGTTCGTGGTCGTGACGCACGTGGGCGCGCGGCAATCGCTCACCGTGCTGGATTCCACTACCGGCGAAATCGTGTCGCAGCGCGATTTCAACGGCAAAGACTCAGCGGGCGTCCAGCGGGCGCTCTTCTACGGCCTGGCGTTCGGCCCGAACGGCGCGCTGTACGCCTCGCGCGGCACCGAAGACACCGTCTCCGTTTTCGACCTGTCGGACAACGGCATTCTCACCGATGCCGGACAGACGCTTGCGAACGCCCCCGCGCCCAAAGCGCCGGAACTGTGCGCCGCCGGAATTGCGGCGGACGCAGCCAACGTGTACGCGGCGAATAACAACACGACCCGGGCAACCAGCTTGAAGGGATCGCTTTCCGTTTTTGATGCTGCCACCGGCGAGCGGAAGGGCCTCGTCGTTACGCCGGGATTCCCATTCGGCGTGGCCGCGGTCACGGACGGACCCGCGGCCAACCGGAAGGTGTTCGTCAGCAGCGAGCGCGACGGCGTGGTCTGCGATATCGATCCGCAAGGCATGAAGGTGCGCAGGAACATCCGCACTCAGGCGAACCCGACCGCACTGCTGCTGGATGGCGCGCAGAAGCGCCTGTTTGTAGCAAATTCCGGAAGCGATACGGTTTCGATCATCGACACGGCTACGGATAAGGTCGTTTCTACTATTTTACTGCGCCCCGCCGCTGCGCACGGCCTTCCGGGCTGCACACCCGAGGGCATGGCAATTGATCCCGCCGGCAAGCGCCTGTACGTGGCCTTGGCCGATATGAACGCCATCGCAATACTGGACGTGTCCGTAGCACTGCCGAAGGTACTGGGCTATATCCCGGTGGGGTGGTACCCGACTTCGGTTGTCCTCGCGCCGGACGGGCGGAACCTGTTCGTCGCGAACGCCCGTGGGAATGCGGTCCGCATTCCGAACGACACGCGGCAGGGACCCGGTGGCAAACTCGGCCAGTACATCCTCGCCATTCAGAACGGGACGGTGTCCCGCGTCGCGATCCCGAACCCCGCCGCGCTCAAGACCGCCACGGCACAGGTGCTGAAGAACAACAGGATCACGTCCGCCGTACCGGTTAAGAGCCCGCTGGCCGGCGTGCCGATCAAGCACGTCATCTATATCATCAAGGAAAACCGCACATACGACCAGATCCTTGGCGACGTTGCGAGGGGGAATGGAGACCCCGGCGTGGTCATGTGGGGCAGGGAAGTCACCCCGAATCAGCACGCGTTTGTCGACCGGTTCGTCCTACTGGACAACTTTTACTGCTGTGCCGAGGTGAGCGGCACCGGCTGGAACTGGTCCACTTCCGGGATGGCGAACGAATACACCCAGCGCACGGTGGAGAGCAACTACGCCGGACGCGGCCGCACCTACGACTGGGAGGGTTCTAACGGTGGCGTAGCCGTGGACCTGATGGGCATCAACGATGTTGCCGCCGCGCCGGGCGGATATATCTGGGACGCCGCCATCAAGCATGGTGTCTCGCTCCGCAACTACGGCTTTTTTGTAGGCGACAATCCCAAAACACCGCAGGGCGGCGTGGGCGACGAGCCCGGCAATCGCGCGCTGAAGAAGGCGCTTGAGGGCCGCACGTGTACGGATTTCCGCCAGTTCGCCCTCGGATACGCAGACAGCGACGCCTGGGTCAAGATCAATGCGCCGAAAACCGTTTCCTCGAAGCGGTACGGCAAGAACAAGGCGCCCAGCCGGTTCAGCGCCTGGAAGCGGGAGTTTGACGGGTATGTCTCATCGGGCAAACTGCCGGCGTTTGAGATGGTTCGCCTCGGTCGCGACCACACCGAGGGAACCCAGGCCGGCGCCGCCTCGCCCAGCGCGATGGTTGCCGACAACGATTACGCGGTCGGCCAACTGGTGGAGGCCGTGAGCAACAGCCCGTTCTGGAAGAGCACCGCGATCTTTGTGATCGAGGACGACGCGCAGGGCGGCCATGACCACGTTGACTGCCATCGCTCGACCGCCTATGTTGTAAGCCCGTTCGTGAAGAAGGGTACGCTCGATAGCAGGTTCTATAACACGGACAGCGTCCTCCGGTCGATGGAGGCCATCCTCGGCCTGCCGCCGATGTGCCGCTACGACGCCACCGCGCCGATATTCGATTTCTGGACGAAGACGCCGGATAACGCCGCACCCTACAAGGCTATTCTGCCCCCGGAGAGCGTTCTGCGCCAGGTCAACGCCCGCACTGCATATCGTGCGAAGGACAGCGCCGGTATGTCCTGGAACGTGGCGGACAGCATCCCGGACCAGGTGCTGAACGACATCCTCTGGCACGCCGTAAAGGGCCCCAAGACCCCCGCTCCGGCGATTCGGGGACTATAG
- a CDS encoding type II toxin-antitoxin system RelE/ParE family toxin, which yields MPSVNVVFYREEDGTVPVADWLGRLPREAKIKCIDRLVRLKQLGHEMRRPESDYLGDDLYELRIRFQSVHYRMLYFFHGRTVAIIAHGLVKEREVPKREIDVALRRKERFAIDPVRHTSEE from the coding sequence ATGCCAAGCGTCAATGTGGTGTTCTACCGAGAGGAAGACGGTACCGTACCGGTTGCAGACTGGCTGGGGCGTCTTCCCCGTGAGGCCAAGATCAAGTGCATCGACAGGTTGGTCAGGCTTAAGCAACTCGGGCACGAGATGCGTCGTCCCGAGTCAGATTATCTCGGAGACGACCTATATGAACTTCGCATCCGATTCCAGAGTGTGCACTATCGGATGCTCTACTTCTTTCATGGGCGAACCGTCGCCATCATCGCTCATGGGTTGGTTAAGGAACGTGAAGTACCAAAACGGGAGATCGACGTCGCCCTCAGAAGAAAGGAACGGTTCGCGATCGATCCGGTCCGGCATACGAGCGAGGAGTGA
- a CDS encoding XRE family transcriptional regulator, with the protein MKSGRDTTTDAVEILRRRYFNGDRDFETDIEAARASAEIARRIYDLRTEAGLTQQALAKLVGTSASVISRLEDDDYEGHSLTMLRRIAAALHQRVEVRFVPI; encoded by the coding sequence ATGAAATCAGGAAGAGATACCACTACTGATGCGGTTGAGATCCTCCGCCGGCGGTATTTCAACGGCGACAGGGACTTTGAAACGGATATCGAGGCTGCGCGGGCCAGCGCCGAGATTGCGCGCCGCATCTATGACCTGCGCACCGAGGCAGGATTGACCCAGCAGGCGCTCGCCAAACTCGTGGGGACATCTGCGTCCGTGATCAGCCGGCTGGAAGACGACGACTACGAGGGACACTCTCTTACCATGCTCCGGCGCATCGCCGCAGCCCTCCATCAGCGCGTGGAGGTCCGGTTTGTGCCGATCTAG
- a CDS encoding glycoside hydrolase family 36 protein, whose amino-acid sequence MKLIPVLLATLGLASTGHAVEPFRLAVKPGSLKWTLQERTARGWRTLLADAEVRANRPDGSPITFSRIAVATDGRAIILDSAEMRLKIVARWLAPSKLAGTAVILPEAYARHPGVALGSISLMASATLAPLGNAPTILQNGYQSSSRTGVTPLEPGMTVESWWVTALRGTPSSCVFGYLSSVNGLNSFSVERTERSIMLTDKSDLRRVTISTSATGTSLDALYIAWGESPSALLNQYAAAARGYIAALDGVAVSKKAIPAGWSTLYRSPAGITEDQVLTNADAARARFGAKDLRVIQVEDGYQVSAGDWDANARFPHGHHWLTTQLRAKGFKAGISLAPFAVSESSDVFREHADWLLKRSDGSLAKMGDTGSWGGATYSLDPALPAVRTWLVELFRKVTREWGYDFVKIDLLSYPLERDAVAAGSMPPVAAYRAALRAIRSGCGAKTYILGSGAPIGPSMGLVDALRIGPDGGGAWPDVLDTARNAAARQWMNGIRWQNDRGVVSLGEPLTPGQARASAALAALSGCPVMLNGDPGRLDDDRASLASAILPVTATNARIADLWAGAKEPASVWVLPKSISPAGITVAGLFNWTDAAKPITLNPLSLGVAAKAGRVHVWDVFNRAYLGDHKVVVEIPPTACRLLALTPNVGHPQIIGTDSHLTSGAKDIIGGTWVPKYRALKIQIRSTPGRAFHIAVSEPVGIVYRVVEATGATVARLPSEPGSVLLQVTPQKTAVRMVLRFQKG is encoded by the coding sequence TTGAAACTCATCCCCGTGCTGTTGGCAACCCTCGGATTGGCGTCGACCGGCCACGCCGTGGAACCCTTTCGACTCGCTGTCAAGCCCGGCTCTCTCAAATGGACGCTGCAGGAGCGGACGGCGCGCGGTTGGCGAACCCTGCTGGCGGACGCCGAAGTCCGCGCAAACCGGCCGGACGGATCGCCGATCACCTTTTCGCGAATCGCAGTGGCGACCGATGGACGGGCCATCATCCTCGACTCAGCGGAGATGCGGCTCAAAATCGTCGCGCGATGGCTCGCCCCGTCCAAACTGGCCGGCACCGCTGTGATCCTCCCGGAGGCATACGCGAGGCATCCGGGGGTGGCCCTGGGAAGCATCAGCCTCATGGCCTCAGCTACCCTCGCTCCGCTTGGCAATGCGCCGACGATTCTGCAGAATGGTTACCAGTCCTCGTCGCGAACGGGCGTTACCCCCCTCGAGCCCGGAATGACGGTTGAATCCTGGTGGGTCACCGCGCTGCGGGGCACGCCAAGCTCCTGCGTCTTCGGGTACCTGTCCAGCGTCAACGGCCTGAACTCCTTCAGCGTCGAGCGGACGGAGAGAAGCATCATGCTGACAGACAAGAGCGACCTTCGCCGCGTCACCATCTCAACTTCGGCGACCGGGACAAGCCTCGATGCGCTGTACATCGCCTGGGGCGAATCGCCCTCGGCGCTGCTCAATCAGTATGCCGCCGCCGCGCGAGGATACATCGCCGCACTTGATGGCGTCGCGGTTTCGAAGAAGGCCATCCCGGCGGGATGGTCCACTTTGTACAGAAGTCCGGCAGGTATCACCGAGGACCAGGTTCTTACAAACGCGGATGCCGCGCGAGCAAGATTCGGCGCGAAGGATCTGCGCGTGATACAGGTTGAGGACGGATACCAGGTCTCCGCCGGTGACTGGGATGCCAACGCGCGGTTCCCGCACGGACACCACTGGCTCACCACCCAATTGCGCGCTAAGGGTTTCAAGGCCGGCATCTCGCTCGCGCCGTTCGCCGTCAGCGAGTCCAGCGACGTGTTCAGGGAACACGCGGATTGGCTGCTCAAACGGTCCGACGGATCCCTGGCAAAGATGGGTGACACCGGCAGTTGGGGCGGCGCGACCTACTCCCTTGACCCGGCGCTTCCTGCGGTCCGGACGTGGCTCGTCGAACTCTTCCGGAAGGTGACGCGGGAGTGGGGCTACGATTTCGTCAAAATCGATCTACTCTCCTACCCCCTGGAGAGGGACGCCGTCGCCGCTGGCTCCATGCCACCGGTGGCGGCCTACCGCGCCGCGCTGCGGGCTATCCGCTCTGGCTGTGGGGCGAAGACGTATATCCTCGGTTCCGGCGCGCCGATCGGCCCCTCGATGGGGTTGGTAGATGCCCTCCGCATCGGCCCGGACGGCGGTGGAGCGTGGCCGGACGTGTTGGATACCGCGCGCAACGCCGCGGCACGGCAGTGGATGAACGGAATCCGGTGGCAGAATGACCGGGGCGTAGTTTCACTTGGCGAGCCCCTCACTCCCGGCCAGGCCCGCGCATCGGCCGCGCTTGCGGCGTTGAGCGGCTGCCCGGTGATGCTCAACGGCGACCCAGGCAGACTGGACGATGACCGCGCCTCCCTCGCGAGCGCCATCCTGCCCGTTACCGCTACGAACGCTCGCATCGCCGACCTCTGGGCCGGCGCGAAGGAGCCGGCGTCCGTCTGGGTGCTGCCGAAATCCATCTCGCCTGCCGGAATCACCGTCGCGGGGCTGTTCAACTGGACGGACGCGGCCAAACCCATCACGCTCAATCCTCTGTCTCTGGGAGTGGCCGCCAAGGCAGGTAGGGTCCACGTATGGGACGTGTTCAACCGAGCGTACCTCGGCGACCATAAGGTCGTCGTGGAGATTCCGCCGACCGCATGCCGCCTCCTGGCTCTGACACCGAATGTTGGCCACCCTCAGATTATCGGGACCGATTCCCACCTCACCAGCGGCGCGAAGGACATCATCGGCGGGACCTGGGTCCCCAAGTACCGGGCGCTGAAGATTCAGATCCGCTCAACGCCAGGACGCGCCTTCCACATCGCCGTTAGCGAGCCGGTTGGCATTGTCTATCGGGTGGTCGAGGCAACTGGGGCCACAGTGGCGCGCCTGCCATCCGAGCCCGGGTCGGTGTTGCTGCAGGTGACGCCCCAAAAGACGGCCGTGCGGATGGTTTTGAGGTTTCAGAAGGGGTGA
- a CDS encoding nuclear transport factor 2 family protein yields MHKFKAFSLALMAAILTPAASRADDAAVRKQIEAQMARFQQAFRRKDVSAMRLITTPDFTMKSKDGVVTTRRAAEISMANELKSITEITKWTLKIEKIVVRGNVATLLVTENMKARLASETTGNGIYVNFARIRETWINTPDGWRYKRGEALDFKSAREGMSFVKPDEMDLRQPGYATTRKAIERQYAAYQRAIRNKDFAGVLATMTEDTTLLYPSGRSFSRKEIEAMLRGTMRATRSIPEWSLKILRLSVRGNSAVATIGERMVSNYADPNGLHKQTLVDFYHDTWVNTPKGWRLKSTVVSQGKVTVDGRTVDPFK; encoded by the coding sequence ATGCACAAATTCAAAGCCTTTTCCCTGGCGTTAATGGCGGCAATATTGACGCCCGCCGCGTCCCGAGCCGATGACGCAGCGGTCCGCAAGCAGATTGAGGCTCAAATGGCGCGTTTCCAGCAGGCGTTTCGTCGGAAGGATGTGTCGGCGATGCGGCTCATTACCACGCCCGATTTCACTATGAAGTCGAAGGACGGCGTCGTGACCACCCGGCGCGCAGCCGAAATCAGCATGGCTAACGAGTTGAAGTCCATTACTGAGATAACCAAATGGACACTTAAGATCGAAAAGATCGTCGTCAGGGGTAACGTTGCCACCCTGCTTGTCACGGAGAACATGAAGGCCCGGCTGGCCAGCGAAACGACGGGAAATGGCATATACGTCAACTTCGCGCGAATACGCGAGACGTGGATCAACACCCCCGACGGCTGGCGCTATAAGCGGGGCGAAGCCCTTGATTTCAAAAGTGCGCGGGAGGGCATGTCTTTCGTCAAGCCGGATGAAATGGACTTGCGCCAACCAGGATACGCTACAACCCGCAAGGCCATCGAAAGACAGTACGCAGCGTATCAGCGCGCGATCCGAAACAAGGATTTCGCCGGCGTTCTGGCGACGATGACTGAGGATACGACGCTACTCTATCCCAGTGGTCGCTCCTTCAGTCGTAAGGAGATCGAGGCGATGCTTCGGGGAACAATGAGGGCGACACGCAGCATCCCTGAATGGAGTCTGAAAATCCTGCGCCTGTCGGTCCGTGGAAACTCGGCGGTCGCCACCATTGGCGAGAGGATGGTCTCGAATTACGCAGATCCCAACGGGCTTCACAAGCAGACCCTCGTCGATTTCTACCACGACACCTGGGTGAACACGCCCAAGGGCTGGCGGCTGAAGAGCACCGTGGTATCGCAAGGTAAGGTGACGGTGGATGGAAGGACAGTGGATCCGTTCAAATAA
- a CDS encoding nuclear transport factor 2 family protein — MSRTDLAAIALACVAALAPAARANDAAVKAELDRLNDKLIDATRRKDTRALMALMTPDFQMKKTTGGWVNRARTEALLRKSWPAIAGFRSWRTDIRNLKTSGNTATAIVEDYVVADMKDSKGGIHVVTMQTIARQEWRRTDGAWRFRRMEDLKAKNTTAGPVYVPAKQALRVSRKAVPRPKAGPKPGISEANARLLLEKAYAASRKAFRAKDVAGVMATATKDYTVEYPARTSSRWQVERDLRKDLKSTKAIKSWTAKIGAITVAGDSFTANITESKTSIILDGNGKPHTSEVVDTLKDVWVKTPSGWRNRKTIVVAATVKLDGRLQAE; from the coding sequence ATGTCTCGAACTGATCTGGCGGCGATTGCCCTAGCCTGCGTTGCCGCCCTCGCGCCGGCCGCGCGTGCGAACGACGCCGCCGTCAAGGCGGAACTGGACCGCTTGAACGACAAACTCATCGATGCGACGCGCAGGAAAGATACCAGGGCGCTGATGGCGCTCATGACGCCTGACTTCCAGATGAAAAAGACGACGGGCGGCTGGGTGAATCGTGCCAGGACGGAGGCGCTGCTTCGCAAGTCGTGGCCCGCAATCGCGGGCTTTCGCTCCTGGCGAACCGACATACGGAATCTCAAAACCTCGGGGAACACCGCCACGGCAATCGTGGAGGATTATGTCGTAGCGGACATGAAAGACTCCAAAGGCGGGATTCATGTCGTGACGATGCAGACTATCGCTCGGCAGGAATGGCGGCGGACCGATGGCGCCTGGCGATTCAGGCGCATGGAAGATCTGAAAGCCAAGAACACCACCGCCGGGCCTGTTTACGTCCCCGCGAAACAGGCGCTGCGCGTCTCCAGGAAAGCCGTACCCCGTCCAAAGGCCGGTCCGAAGCCCGGCATCAGTGAAGCGAACGCGCGCCTTCTCCTGGAGAAAGCGTACGCGGCATCCCGAAAGGCATTCCGGGCGAAGGACGTTGCCGGGGTAATGGCGACGGCGACGAAGGACTATACGGTCGAGTACCCGGCCCGCACGTCAAGTCGATGGCAGGTTGAACGGGATCTTCGGAAGGACCTGAAATCCACCAAGGCGATTAAGTCGTGGACCGCGAAAATCGGCGCCATCACGGTGGCAGGCGACTCCTTTACGGCCAACATCACCGAGAGTAAGACTTCAATCATCCTCGACGGCAATGGCAAGCCGCATACTTCGGAAGTGGTGGATACGCTGAAGGATGTATGGGTCAAAACGCCGTCCGGCTGGCGAAACCGCAAAACCATCGTGGTGGCCGCTACCGTGAAATTGGACGGGCGGCTTCAGGCAGAGTAG
- a CDS encoding VOC family protein, whose amino-acid sequence MRIDHVNIVVSDMERSLEFYEGVLGLTRGFEATLEGRWIETVTGLTAVNARCVFVEAAGSAVRFELLQYVSPAGEVLQANALPNTLGLRHIAFVVDDMEQLLRRLKTAGVPLLSEPVEVPFDVGNMGRKRLCYFRDPDGVLLEAAAYSA is encoded by the coding sequence GTGCGAATCGACCACGTTAACATTGTCGTTTCCGACATGGAGCGCTCTCTGGAGTTCTACGAGGGGGTGCTCGGTTTGACACGCGGGTTCGAAGCGACACTTGAAGGCCGATGGATCGAGACGGTCACGGGGCTGACCGCCGTCAACGCGCGCTGCGTGTTTGTCGAGGCGGCAGGATCGGCTGTGAGATTCGAGCTTCTTCAGTACGTTTCGCCCGCCGGTGAGGTCCTCCAGGCAAACGCGCTCCCCAACACGCTGGGCTTGCGGCATATCGCATTCGTTGTGGACGATATGGAGCAGTTACTGCGCCGCCTGAAGACAGCCGGCGTGCCGCTTCTCAGCGAGCCGGTCGAGGTGCCCTTCGACGTCGGGAACATGGGGCGAAAGCGACTCTGCTACTTCCGTGACCCCGATGGCGTGCTGCTGGAGGCCGCCGCCTACTCTGCCTGA